One genomic window of Stigmatella ashevillena includes the following:
- a CDS encoding (R)-mandelonitrile lyase, whose amino-acid sequence MNVLAAAILSLFLAASASAQTITIARRGTQPSRQGPVDNFTGSVRVDPLFQASDPARAMGALVTFEAGARSAWHSHPLGQVLIVTAGTGRVQQWDGRVDEIRQGDVVRIPPNVKHWHGAAPTTSMAHIAIVEQLDGKSTDWLEKVTEEQYRMSIRGPSTPHASPQTAQPTPAQKLIGDFSPKLVELTDEVLFGDVWTRPQLSPRDRSLVTVSALIAMNRPDQLRSHFARARDNGVTQEELVETITHLAFYAGWPSAITAVTVAKDVFEKK is encoded by the coding sequence ATGAACGTGCTCGCCGCGGCCATCCTCTCCCTGTTTCTCGCCGCTTCCGCATCCGCTCAAACCATCACCATCGCTCGGCGCGGCACGCAGCCGTCGCGGCAGGGGCCCGTCGACAACTTCACCGGCTCCGTCCGCGTCGACCCGCTGTTTCAGGCCAGCGATCCGGCGCGGGCGATGGGCGCGCTCGTCACGTTCGAGGCGGGCGCGCGATCGGCATGGCACAGCCATCCGCTTGGCCAGGTCCTCATCGTCACCGCCGGAACCGGGCGCGTGCAGCAGTGGGACGGACGGGTCGACGAGATCCGGCAGGGGGACGTCGTCCGCATTCCGCCGAACGTGAAGCACTGGCATGGAGCGGCGCCGACAACGTCGATGGCGCATATTGCCATCGTGGAACAGCTCGATGGCAAGAGCACCGATTGGCTGGAGAAGGTCACCGAGGAGCAATACCGCATGTCCATCCGGGGACCCTCCACGCCTCACGCATCACCGCAAACCGCGCAACCGACGCCCGCCCAGAAACTGATCGGCGACTTCTCGCCGAAGCTGGTCGAGCTGACCGACGAAGTGCTCTTCGGCGATGTGTGGACACGCCCGCAGCTCTCACCTCGCGACCGCAGCCTCGTGACGGTCAGCGCGCTCATCGCCATGAACCGTCCCGACCAGCTCCGCTCGCACTTTGCGCGCGCCCGCGACAACGGCGTGACGCAAGAGGAACTGGTCGAGACGATCACGCACCTCGCCTTCTATGCCGGCTGGCCGAGTGCAATCACCGCCGTGACCGTGGCCAAAGACGTCTTCGAAAAGAAATGA
- a CDS encoding aldo/keto reductase produces MFDTAEAYGPFTNEKRVGEALASVRDQVAITTKFGWDIDPETGKRHAGLNSRPDHIKVTTEGMHAVQPVTAVQSEYSLWTRSPRSSQHR; encoded by the coding sequence ATCTTCGACACCGCCGAAGCGTATGGTCCGTTCACGAACGAGAAGCGGGTGGGTGAAGCCTTGGCGTCGGTCCGAGACCAGGTGGCGATCACCACCAAGTTCGGCTGGGACATCGACCCGGAGACAGGGAAGCGTCATGCCGGTCTGAACAGCCGTCCTGATCATATCAAGGTTACGACCGAGGGGATGCACGCGGTGCAGCCGGTCACCGCCGTCCAGAGTGAATACTCGCTCTGGACGAGGTCTCCACGGTCGAGCCAACATCGATGA
- a CDS encoding Gfo/Idh/MocA family protein, with protein MSLFPTTLPEPDFTPLRGGPVLRWGVLAPGRIAGGFVWALHHHTGQRVHAVASRDLERARGFAAKYGVPRAYGSYEELVADPGIDIVYVASPHSEHKRQALLAIAAGKHVLVEKPLALNAAEAREIAGAARAARVFAMEAMWSRFFPRTALLGRLLRDGVLGDIRLVTADFGGRFDFDPEGRIFNPALGGGALLDIGIYPIWFAHFVLGAPTRVLATGELAQTGVDGQSALVLSTDTNAQALLHTTLFANTPIQAAVSGTLARIHVDAPFIAPGGFTLISHTSDARLHWNDSSDVRESEGLAYQASAVAQHIADGLTESPLHPLDFTIAVLETIDTARRQVGYPP; from the coding sequence GTGAGCCTCTTCCCTACCACTCTGCCCGAACCTGACTTCACTCCACTGCGCGGGGGGCCCGTGCTGCGCTGGGGGGTTCTCGCCCCCGGCCGGATCGCGGGGGGCTTCGTCTGGGCACTTCACCACCACACCGGCCAGCGCGTGCACGCCGTGGCGTCTCGCGATCTCGAGCGCGCGCGGGGCTTTGCGGCGAAATACGGAGTCCCGCGTGCCTATGGCTCCTACGAGGAACTCGTCGCCGATCCCGGCATCGACATCGTCTACGTGGCATCTCCGCACAGTGAGCACAAGCGGCAGGCCCTTCTCGCCATTGCCGCGGGGAAACACGTGCTCGTGGAGAAGCCCCTCGCCCTCAATGCCGCCGAGGCGCGTGAGATCGCGGGCGCCGCGCGCGCGGCGAGGGTCTTTGCCATGGAGGCGATGTGGTCTCGCTTCTTCCCGCGGACGGCTCTCCTCGGTCGACTGCTGCGGGACGGCGTGCTCGGGGACATCCGTCTCGTCACGGCGGACTTCGGGGGCCGCTTCGACTTCGACCCCGAGGGCCGCATCTTCAACCCGGCGCTCGGTGGCGGGGCCCTTCTCGATATCGGGATCTATCCCATCTGGTTCGCGCACTTCGTGCTCGGCGCGCCCACGCGGGTGCTCGCCACCGGCGAGCTCGCCCAGACGGGCGTGGACGGTCAATCCGCCCTCGTGCTGAGCACGGACACGAACGCGCAGGCGCTCCTGCACACGACGCTCTTTGCCAACACGCCCATCCAGGCGGCCGTCAGCGGCACGCTCGCGCGCATCCACGTGGATGCGCCGTTCATCGCTCCCGGCGGCTTCACGCTGATTTCCCATACCTCGGATGCCCGGCTCCACTGGAACGACTCGTCCGATGTGCGCGAGAGCGAGGGCCTTGCCTATCAAGCCTCGGCGGTCGCTCAGCACATCGCGGACGGCCTCACCGAGTCACCGTTGCATCCGCTCGACTTCACCATCGCCGTGCTCGAGACGATCGACACGGCGCGGCGGCAGGTGGGCTACCCACCGTGA
- a CDS encoding LysR family transcriptional regulator: protein MDRLLSMAVFVAAIEEGSIASAARRFGISAVMAGRYLSALEEALPARLVQRTTRRLSLTDAGHAYFTTCKRVLEELEEAGSDAAEAHATPRGTLRIAAPVNFGAMYLGPLVAQYLDDFPGVSVAIHLQDRFVDLVEDGLDLAIRIGQLPDSGLVARRLASCRLIACAAPAYLERAGTPESPQELGVHARIGYIGEVSTPPWTFTASDGRSTRLSRPCRFNANNTSMMLEVTLAGFGVAYAPSFVFAQHLQRGELVQVLPSFNSPELPLHAVTPTAKHVPQKARLFIDRLAVAFGGTPPWERWQDQTRMPDRGRRSRRKPGGSNIL, encoded by the coding sequence ATGGATCGATTGCTCAGCATGGCCGTCTTCGTGGCGGCGATCGAGGAAGGCAGCATTGCGTCGGCCGCCCGGCGCTTCGGAATTTCTGCCGTGATGGCAGGCCGTTATTTGTCTGCGTTGGAGGAAGCGCTTCCGGCACGCCTCGTGCAGCGCACCACACGGCGACTCAGCCTGACCGATGCTGGCCATGCGTATTTCACGACATGCAAGCGTGTCCTCGAAGAGTTGGAGGAAGCGGGCAGCGACGCTGCAGAGGCGCATGCAACTCCTCGGGGAACGCTGCGCATCGCTGCGCCCGTCAACTTCGGCGCCATGTACCTTGGCCCGCTTGTGGCCCAGTATCTGGACGACTTCCCGGGTGTGAGCGTCGCGATCCATCTGCAGGACCGCTTCGTCGACTTGGTTGAGGACGGACTGGATCTTGCCATTCGAATCGGGCAATTGCCGGACTCCGGACTGGTGGCCCGGCGTCTGGCCAGTTGCCGCCTGATCGCCTGCGCCGCGCCGGCCTATCTCGAACGGGCTGGGACGCCAGAGTCGCCGCAGGAGTTGGGAGTTCATGCCCGGATTGGCTACATCGGCGAGGTGTCGACACCCCCGTGGACATTCACTGCAAGCGACGGCCGTTCGACACGCCTTTCGCGCCCCTGCCGCTTCAATGCCAACAACACGTCCATGATGCTCGAGGTGACCCTGGCGGGCTTCGGCGTGGCCTACGCGCCGAGCTTCGTGTTCGCGCAGCATCTCCAGCGGGGTGAACTGGTCCAGGTGTTGCCTTCGTTCAACAGCCCCGAGTTGCCGCTGCATGCCGTCACGCCCACCGCAAAGCACGTTCCTCAAAAAGCGCGTTTGTTCATCGACCGCCTCGCGGTGGCCTTCGGGGGCACACCGCCATGGGAGCGATGGCAAGACCAGACCCGTATGCCAGATCGTGGAAGAAGGTCACGCCGCAAACCGGGGGGCTCCAACATCCTGTAG
- a CDS encoding alpha/beta fold hydrolase, with product MKVAANGININVTQEGSGDTTLVFLHYWGGSSLAWSQVISRLSSTFRCVALDGRGQGGSDAPRDGYSAVDLADDVLGVVRELEIDNYVVIGHSMGGKTAQVVASRRPAGLRGIALIASSPPSPMPIGDEQRAQMKMAYANRDSVNWTLDNVLIGSPTSSQAREQAVVDALGVSQPAVLGWIDTGTREDFSREVASIDVPTVIVTGELDRVDPIDVVRGHIVPHFKDAPLHVIPGRGHLLPIEAPGEIADILREFAAGL from the coding sequence ATGAAAGTTGCAGCGAACGGAATCAACATCAACGTCACGCAGGAAGGGTCTGGAGACACAACGCTCGTCTTCCTTCATTACTGGGGCGGATCGTCGCTCGCGTGGTCTCAGGTCATCTCGCGGCTGTCGAGCACGTTCCGATGCGTCGCTCTCGATGGCCGCGGGCAGGGCGGCTCGGACGCTCCTCGTGACGGCTACAGCGCGGTCGACCTCGCCGACGACGTACTGGGCGTCGTGCGGGAACTTGAGATCGACAACTACGTCGTCATCGGCCATTCGATGGGCGGCAAGACGGCCCAGGTCGTCGCGTCGCGTCGCCCGGCCGGCTTGCGCGGAATCGCGCTGATTGCGTCCTCGCCGCCGTCTCCAATGCCCATCGGCGACGAGCAGCGTGCGCAGATGAAGATGGCCTACGCGAATCGTGATTCGGTCAACTGGACGCTCGACAACGTCCTGATCGGCAGCCCGACATCATCGCAGGCGCGGGAACAAGCGGTCGTGGACGCGCTGGGTGTCAGCCAACCGGCAGTACTCGGCTGGATCGACACCGGCACGCGCGAGGACTTCAGTCGGGAGGTGGCATCCATCGACGTTCCCACAGTCATCGTCACGGGGGAACTCGATCGCGTCGACCCAATCGACGTCGTTCGCGGACACATCGTCCCCCATTTCAAGGACGCGCCGCTCCACGTGATTCCTGGAAGGGGACACTTGCTGCCGATCGAGGCGCCTGGCGAAATCGCCGACATCCTTCGGGAATTTGCAGCAGGCTTGTGA
- a CDS encoding class I SAM-dependent methyltransferase, which translates to MQSHDHSHPQQEASARKFGAERAAQYDAQATTWFIGAQAMHEAISTVMAATLEGQDTASLLCVGVGTGQDVLPYAKQGAPGWRFTGVDPSPDMLAVARKQLAAAGLLERTQLHVGFLDSLPPGPLFDGAEMIGVLHHVASEEGRLALLREVVRRLKPGAPFILGCRIGFDPVLTAVEEYRLRHAGAPPEFLSNFARGLATLQAPESEAALAALLGRAGLEPPRQIFAAMQFRVFLTRPSP; encoded by the coding sequence ATGCAGTCACACGATCACTCACACCCGCAGCAAGAGGCTTCCGCGCGAAAGTTCGGAGCCGAGCGCGCCGCCCAGTACGATGCCCAAGCCACGACCTGGTTCATCGGCGCCCAGGCGATGCACGAGGCCATCTCCACCGTGATGGCGGCCACGCTGGAAGGTCAGGACACGGCGTCCCTGCTCTGCGTGGGCGTGGGCACGGGACAGGACGTGCTGCCCTACGCGAAACAAGGGGCGCCGGGCTGGCGCTTCACAGGTGTGGATCCCTCCCCCGACATGCTGGCGGTCGCGCGGAAGCAGCTCGCCGCCGCCGGACTCCTGGAGCGGACACAGTTGCACGTCGGCTTCTTGGACTCCCTGCCTCCCGGCCCCTTGTTCGATGGAGCGGAGATGATTGGCGTGCTCCACCATGTGGCGAGTGAGGAGGGCCGTCTGGCCCTGCTGCGCGAAGTAGTACGGCGGCTCAAGCCAGGGGCACCCTTCATTCTGGGCTGCCGCATCGGGTTCGACCCCGTGCTCACAGCCGTTGAGGAGTATCGGCTCCGGCACGCCGGGGCTCCCCCCGAGTTCCTATCGAACTTCGCCCGGGGCCTCGCGACCCTTCAGGCCCCCGAGTCCGAGGCTGCGCTCGCCGCGCTGCTCGGCCGGGCGGGGCTGGAGCCCCCACGTCAGATCTTCGCCGCGATGCAATTCAGGGTGTTCCTGACGCGCCCATCGCCTTGA